The Neodiprion lecontei isolate iyNeoLeco1 chromosome 6, iyNeoLeco1.1, whole genome shotgun sequence sequence TTAATCGATGTGGTTGTCGTAAACTTAGGACTGATTAAATACTGCCATAAATTGTTTAGTTGACTCACGGCGATTCAAACGATACTATTTCCGAGGCTGACTTCAAATATGAAGATTATATGTATGTCGACGATCTTCAAAAGATCACGGACGACTACATCAAGGATGTTAATTTGAGTCTGACACCTAGACAAATTTGGCGGCCGTTCATAGAAGAAGTCTTCAAGGATATTCCCGGTCTTGATCTGACGAGGAAAGACAAAGTGCTCGTGGAGGATTTGGATTATTTAAAAGAGATCGCTGTTTTAATATCGGCTACCGATGACGAAGTTTTGGGTGAGTTTCAGTACGGttggaaataattcatttgtcCAAGTCCGTGTATGTGTTGAACAATTCCAAACCTAATTGATCGGAAACAccagtaaaaaagaaaaaatatctaaatattatttttctttattgttGTTATAGAAGCAAGTATTTGGTGGGTCGTTCTTGACATAGTGGCACCTCACTCGAGCGAAAATTTGAGAGAGGCCTGGGATAAGTATTTGTTGAGCATCGCAGACATAGAAGTTTGGCAATCAAGATCATTGCATTGCGTGAACTCTGTGAATCACCTGATGGGTTAGCGTGTGCATTATATTGTCTTGTGATGGCGTCATCAAAAGCATTCCATCTCAGGTGTACTTCTGTGGTTCCTCGGTCTTAGGCATGGCGGTCTCGTGGCTATTTGTGGATCCTAAGTTTCACGAAAAAATGGGTCAAAAAGTTGTGGAGATGTTGGAGGATATCAGGGCAGCGTTCGCATCACTAGTGCAACAAGCGGACTGGATGGATGCACAGACGAAGTCAGCTACTCTAGAGAAGAGTAAGAAGATGGCTTCAGCCATTGGCCATCCACATTGGCTTTTTGAAGAAGCAGAATTGAACGAGTATTACGAAGGAGTACGTATCgcaatcaaattttaaaaatgatacTTTGGATTAATGAAGCCTCCTCGATATATTTACGTGACATATGACGAAATTGTTTTAGATAAACATGATCGAGGATGCTTACCTCGACAACATGCTGCATATAGTAAAACTGAGATGGAAATATGTTCTTGAGAGTCTTCACGATGAGAATTTTGCCAATGAAACTTAGTATGTTCAATTTGAAGTCATGATGTCAAGTAAGAAAATACATTTAccgattaattatattattgcgTTGGCGTTACAGCTGGGCTACGGACCCCACTGATGTCAATGCCTTTCATACCTTTCAAGCCAATCAGATAAGTGAGtattcatttttgttcaataacATGAAATGTTTAGTAAATATATCACCTACTGATGGAAGCTAAGCCACCAATTGGGCACATGCGCGAACATGCTTCGGGTTGTTAATCCACGTATACATTAGACTTGTACACAAATCAATCAGTCATTAATATTAGTCGTGCAACTTCTTTTTCTCCACAAATTATTTGCAACTATTCGGACGCAGCTGTACCAGCGGGAATATTGCAGTTCCCATTCTATGAGTTGGGCTTAGAGTAAGATTGAATATACCTTAGTAGTGAAGAACTGCTGTTAATAAGCTTGTATTAGACGGGTAAAGTGAAGAGCCTCAATATATTCACGTTACAAATACTGTTTTAGAGCTTTGAACTACGGTGCAATCGGTACCGTGCTTGGTCACGAGCTAACGCATGGCTTTGACAATATCGGAAGGCAGTTTGACACTTCTGGAAATCTCAGGCAATGGTGGAGTAACGAAACCATTAATGAATATACGGAGAAGACACAGTGCTTCGTCGATCACTACAATACATACTACGAAGAGAAGGTACGAAGGCAATCTGTTGCAGCTGAGACAAAATAAATTCTAATGTACCGTTTTTCGTAACAGGTGGATGATTACATTGATGGTGAATCGACGTTGGATGAAAATATTGCTGATAATGGTGGATTGCGAGAAGCCGTTTGGGCTTACAGAAGATGGAAAGCAAGACACGGTGCAGAAGAAACACTTCCGGGCTTCACTCATCTGTCCTCCGAGCAGCTCTTATTCTTGGCCTTTGGTCATGTGCGTAAACAGCATAATAGAAAGAGGCTGTAGTCAATtaagaatttatttacaataatatctgTATCCATTTTAGATATGGTGCGAATCGTATACAGCGACAGCGTTGAGATGGATGTTAATGGACACCCATTGCCCAGGTCATGTACGACTAGTGGCGGTGATAAGAAACTCCGTAGAGTTTAGCGATGCCTTCAAATGTCCTGTTGGTTCCAACATGAATCCAGAAAAGAAGTGTCATTTGTGGTGATTTGACCATTAATTACTTGTTGAATTACGTTGGAAAAGGTGTGTGGTGGGGGGACGTGGGTCACATCCCCATCAGGatttaagaaaataataaagacCTATATTTATAGCAaaggaattttatttgagTATAACAGGTTGAAGCCTACCGAAAGCGAGCATGTATGCCACGAATGCTAAGCAGGGCTATAGTACCCATGTTTGAATAGGTCTCTGTGACTTCTATTAAGTTGACTCagtggattttttttacaaacaagaGTATAATTTTCTAAACCTAGTAAATGTAGCCTCCCTCAGCATCTGTTTGCTGGTTGATTCCCGAGAGAGAACTTTCTGAAATCTTAACTTCAGGTTGACTCAGCCTTGGGAAAGTAGCGGGAGTAGGTTCAACTGAGAAGACAGTGCTCTGGTAGTTCTTGAAGAGCTCTTGCTGATTTGGAGAAACGTAAAAGTTCGGCTGTACGGCTTGCTCGATTGATGGCGACAAGTACGACTGTGCCGAATCGAATTTAAACTGAGTAGGTGCTTCGGTTACTGAGACGGTTGTGGGAAATGGGGAAGGGGTTACGCTTTGGGGGGTAGGGAACACAGATTGGTATTGGAAGGACTGAGGGGCTACATAGCGTACGCCTCCGGTGAGGCCTGAAGAGTATGACTGGGGGTAGCTAACTTGGGCGTTTCCGTTAAGTGTTGTGTCCTTCAAACTCTGTTCAAATCCAGAATAACTGCGTACACCGGTAGGGTAAGTTCTGTAATCAGCATCCTGATAACCGTTCACCCTGCCATAATTGTTATTGTAGATTCCGAAGTTATTGTTATAGCCTTCGATGCTGGGGGTGTAGGTGTAAGTTTGCTTGAGGCTGGGATTGTACTGGACTTGTTGGAACCTGTTGAAGCCGAGAGTGTCGGAAGGTGATGCACCAAAGGAGGTCGAGTAGACGGATGGGCCTTCGATGGAAGAAAAACCAGAGCCGAAAGTAGATCCCAAAGACGATCCATAATTGGTTTCCAAGGGGGGTGACAAGTTGTCAATATCTAAGCCAGATTTAGTGGAGATTGTATCCGTAAACGATTTGGCTGCGTTAGCTGCAGATTTTACTGTCGTCTTGCTGGCATCTGAAAAGTAAAATGAACGTTTATTCAGAAGTTCCTTCAACATGTCTTTATTTTTCCGGTGATGGTTGGGTTAATCCGATCGTAGTTAGGTATGGTAAACGATATACCTGAACACTGAATACAATTGAGGAATGTGAAATCACCTGGATAAGCTTTGCTGCTGCCTGATTTGGATGCTATGTTTGTTGCGCTAGTCGATTTGGTCGAACCTTTGTtagcttccgatgagaagctgAAGCTGGAGCCGAAGCTGGGTTTATAACTGCCTTGCGTGAATGTGCCAAAATCTGATGTGCTTCCTAAGGAAGGACTGAGCCTAGTGTTGGTGGAAGATCTGAAGAAAGAGTCGGACTTGGATTTCACAGGGGCTGTGAAACTATCAACAGATGATCCGAAACTAGCTGGAAACGTTTTGGCGGCTGTCTCGATATTTGTAGAAGTAGATATCTTCTTGCTGTAATCTGTAAAGTGAAATATAGTCACGACCAGATTTTTGTACATAGATAAGTTCGATACTTTAGGGTATCACTTTTGTCTTTCTCGATTAATTATGTTTGGTTACCTGAAGAAGCGGCTTCACTCTGGGCTTTGGATTCTGCTTTTGCGTTGCTAGTTAACGTAGCCGATTCATTGTTGATATTTGAAGACAAGCTGGAACCGAAGCTGGGGTTGTAACCTGATTGCTTGAACGTGTTGAAGCTTGTGGTGCTAAAAGGTGTTGCGCCTAGGGAGGATGAGTACGGGGACGAGCTTCTGAACGAGGAACCGAGTCGAGAGTTGAAGTCAGCACCGAAAGAGGAGCTGAACTGGGGCTGGAAAGGAGTTGCCAGGCCATCATTGGCTGAGCCGAATCCGCTAGAGACCGTTTCGGTGGATGACTTGATTTTTGTTGAAGCAGATTCTGCGGTTACCTTGCTGGCATCTGTAAAGTAAGGCGAACTTCGGAGTAACTTTACGTAACTTCGGAGGCTTTTCGGTACTTTGATTGGCTTAGGCAGACGTGCCTTTCTTTCCtgtcgaatttttttacgaatggTATAAATGTTTTGGGCAGATAACCCACTCAGAATTGGTCGAAGAAACTGTATTACTGCTGAATGTAGATTAAATTTCGCCCTTACCAGCAGATACCGATGA is a genomic window containing:
- the LOC107216768 gene encoding neprilysin-4 isoform X1; its protein translation is MDTNHGTVSPYSIGSDNNLVPVKFRGTIFQQLHRIYSKITLALLIISTLFLVVLIVLSIVYAHPRFEICSSEECIRIAASFKESMNTSVNPCDNFYEYACGRWSREHPTPDSSSTNSWFSERTARVARTIRDLLQENTTVETPWAVVQAKNLYTSCLDVASLNSLGLWPLRNLLEELDLPEIPALFSGTPGNITSQLARLKKTLGKDVFFGLDVIPDPKNNSRNIILLGMPYTSSPLPRDVELDKRIQRIRTRKRAIEKDLPDEDEEGLMSVEQIYMTEIIREVTSNGTAKICNLNDTGYPNETEIARVVEQIYGMSEELYYLTHGDSNDTISEADFKYEDYMYVDDLQKITDDYIKDVNLSLTPRQIWRPFIEEVFKDIPGLDLTRKDKVLVEDLDYLKEIAVLISATDDEVLEASIWWVVLDIVAPHSSENLREAWDKYLLSIADIEVWQSRSLHCVNSVNHLMGMAVSWLFVDPKFHEKMGQKVVEMLEDIRAAFASLVQQADWMDAQTKSATLEKSKKMASAIGHPHWLFEEAELNEYYEGINMIEDAYLDNMLHIVKLRWKYVLESLHDENFANETYWATDPTDVNAFHTFQANQITVPAGILQFPFYELGLEALNYGAIGTVLGHELTHGFDNIGRQFDTSGNLRQWWSNETINEYTEKTQCFVDHYNTYYEEKVDDYIDGESTLDENIADNGGLREAVWAYRRWKARHGAEETLPGFTHLSSEQLLFLAFGHIWCESYTATALRWMLMDTHCPGHVRLVAVIRNSVEFSDAFKCPVGSNMNPEKKCHLW
- the LOC107216768 gene encoding neprilysin-4 isoform X3, coding for MNTSVNPCDNFYEYACGRWSREHPTPDSSSTNSWFSERTARVARTIRDLLQENTTVETPWAVVQAKNLYTSCLDVASLNSLGLWPLRNLLEELDLPEIPALFSGTPGNITSQLARLKKTLGKDVFFGLDVIPDPKNNSRNIILLGMPYTSSPLPRDVELDKRIQRIRTRKRAIEKDLPDEDEEGLMSVEQIYMTEIIREVTSNGTAKICNLNDTGYPNETEIARVVEQIYGMSEELYYLTHGDSNDTISEADFKYEDYMYVDDLQKITDDYIKDVNLSLTPRQIWRPFIEEVFKDIPGLDLTRKDKVLVEDLDYLKEIAVLISATDDEVLEASIWWVVLDIVAPHSSENLREAWDKYLLSIADIEVWQSRSLHCVNSVNHLMGMAVSWLFVDPKFHEKMGQKVVEMLEDIRAAFASLVQQADWMDAQTKSATLEKSKKMASAIGHPHWLFEEAELNEYYEGINMIEDAYLDNMLHIVKLRWKYVLESLHDENFANETYWATDPTDVNAFHTFQANQITVPAGILQFPFYELGLEALNYGAIGTVLGHELTHGFDNIGRQFDTSGNLRQWWSNETINEYTEKTQCFVDHYNTYYEEKVDDYIDGESTLDENIADNGGLREAVWAYRRWKARHGAEETLPGFTHLSSEQLLFLAFGHIWCESYTATALRWMLMDTHCPGHVRLVAVIRNSVEFSDAFKCPVGSNMNPEKKCHLW
- the LOC107216767 gene encoding rho GTPase-activating protein gacF, which gives rise to MKILLLTCLLASALAAPAEKNKRNVLPGDPRYDAQHDHHHHHHHEDHDHHQNEIEIAKALGGYVGTYDSTLTEYGIPGFQPGTPISSNNFVSTNFDAGKTNINAYEVEIGGAKNAKQIESVTESSLSLPKVNSVTVVQSQGISQADDLAQSGNFGISKGEANKLDNTVISTTAASVETSSVPSAYIEEVTKAFSGDGISTVGNFESPFQSEISSSFGPSFDSGLSTSLEDPAFYSLPSTAAPFSAVDVSTFEQAGFNPFGSSFGLSSDANKGSSVSADASKVTAESASTKIKSSTETVSSGFGSANDGLATPFQPQFSSSFGADFNSRLGSSFRSSSPYSSSLGATPFSTTSFNTFKQSGYNPSFGSSLSSNINNESATLTSNAKAESKAQSEAASSDYSKKISTSTNIETAAKTFPASFGSSVDSFTAPVKSKSDSFFRSSTNTRLSPSLGSTSDFGTFTQGSYKPSFGSSFSFSSEANKGSTKSTSATNIASKSGSSKAYPDASKTTVKSAANAAKSFTDTISTKSGLDIDNLSPPLETNYGSSLGSTFGSGFSSIEGPSVYSTSFGASPSDTLGFNRFQQVQYNPSLKQTYTYTPSIEGYNNNFGIYNNNYGRVNGYQDADYRTYPTGVRSYSGFEQSLKDTTLNGNAQVSYPQSYSSGLTGGVRYVAPQSFQYQSVFPTPQSVTPSPFPTTVSVTEAPTQFKFDSAQSYLSPSIEQAVQPNFYVSPNQQELFKNYQSTVFSVEPTPATFPRLSQPEVKISESSLSGINQQTDAEGGYIY
- the LOC107216768 gene encoding neprilysin-4 isoform X2 translates to MDTNHGTVSPYSIGSDNNLVPVKFRGTIFQQLHRIYSKITLALLIISTLFLVVLIVLSIVYAHPRFEICSSEECIRIAASFKESMNTSVNPCDNFYEYACGRWSREHPTPDSSSTNSWFSERTARVARTIRDLLQENTTVETPWAVVQAKNLYTSCLDVASLNSLGLWPLRNLLEELDLPEIPALFSGTPGNITSQLARLKKTLGKDVFFGLDVIPDPKNNSRNIILLGMPYTSSPLPRDVELDKRIQRIRTRKRAIEKDLPDEDEEGLMSVEQIYMTEIIREVTSNGTAKICNLNDTGYPNETEIARVVEQIYGMSEELYYLTHGDSNDTISEADFKYEDYMYVDDLQKITDDYIKDVNLSLTPRQIWRPFIEEVFKDIPGLDLTRKDKVLVEDLDYLKEIAVLISATDDEVLASIWWVVLDIVAPHSSENLREAWDKYLLSIADIEVWQSRSLHCVNSVNHLMGMAVSWLFVDPKFHEKMGQKVVEMLEDIRAAFASLVQQADWMDAQTKSATLEKSKKMASAIGHPHWLFEEAELNEYYEGINMIEDAYLDNMLHIVKLRWKYVLESLHDENFANETYWATDPTDVNAFHTFQANQITVPAGILQFPFYELGLEALNYGAIGTVLGHELTHGFDNIGRQFDTSGNLRQWWSNETINEYTEKTQCFVDHYNTYYEEKVDDYIDGESTLDENIADNGGLREAVWAYRRWKARHGAEETLPGFTHLSSEQLLFLAFGHIWCESYTATALRWMLMDTHCPGHVRLVAVIRNSVEFSDAFKCPVGSNMNPEKKCHLW